The DNA segment ATGCAAATCGTGACTGACAGCGGAACCGATGTTCAACTACCCGAAGATGAACTGGCTGAGCTGAATATCCACGTCGTGCCCTTGACGGTGACACTGGATGGCAAGTCCTACCGGGAGGGAATCGATATCCACCCCCGCGACTTCTACGACCTGCTGGAGGCTTCCGGTAATCTGCCGACCACGTCTCAGCCGTCGGCAGGTGAATTTGCGGAGATATATCGGCGTCTGGCTGTCGATGATCCGGACATCCTGTCCATCCACCTGACCTCTGGCTTGAGCGGCACATTCAATTCTGCCCAGACAGGTGCTGCCATGGTGCCCGAGGCAAATATCATGCTGGTAGACACCAAGACCCTGTCCGGTGCCGCAGGGTGGCAGGTACAGGCGGCGGCTCGCGCCGCCAGGGCCGGCTGGCCGTTGGACAGGATATTGGCATTGATCTCCGGTATCGGGGATGCCAGCGACAGCATCTACACCTTGAGCGAGTTGAAGTATCTGATCCATGGTGGGCGAATCAGTCACATGAGGGGTTTGATTGCTTCGGTGCTAAACATCAAACCGCTCATCGGTGTGGAGAAGGTTAACGGCACCTACGTGCAGTTAGGTCAGTCGCGCACATTCAACCGGGCAATGGATGGACTGGTCGGTCTAATCGAGCAGACTCATAAGCCTGGCAGCGCGATGCGGGTACAGGTACTTCATTCCTGGAATCCCGAGGGCGCTGCAAAGCTGCGTGAGAAAGTTGACCAGCGCTTTGATTGCACCTGGCTGCCGGTTGGGCCCATGTCCCTGGTGTTGGGCGCTCATACAGGCGATAGCATGGTCGGCGTTGCCTACGCGCCTGAGTCGGCCTTTGCGGATGTCCCGGAATAAGATGGATTGTTGCCGGCTATCGCTCGAAATGCCAGAATAGCCACGATGGAGATTTTTTCAGGCCGTTTCGAGTCGCCGATCGGACTGGTGCAGGTTGAGGCCGACATGGAAGCGCTCATTTCTGTGTCGTTCGTCGAAGCGAGCCAGCGCGCTGACCGGCGGAATCTATTGATCGATGGCGCCATCGATCAACTGGCGCAGTACTTTCAGGGTAGCCGGCGCGAATTCGATCTTCCCCTCCAGTTTCAGGGTACCGAGTTTCAACAAGCTGTGTGGCAGCAATTAATGGGGATTCCCTATGGCCGGATGGTTTCCTATCAGGATATCGCCAACGCACTGGATAATCCCGGTGCGGTACGTGCCGTAGGTGCTGCCAATGGCCAGAATCCGATTTCGATCATTGTGCCTTGCCACCGGGTTGTCGGCAGCGATGGCAGCCTGACTGGCTATGGGAGTGGCTTGTGGCGCAAGGAGTGGCTGCTGCGCCATGAGGGCAGCCTGCTTCTCTAATCAACCGGCATCTGGGTTGCACCTACGCGGGGAATGAAGATTCACCCCATCACGCTCCCAGATAGGCTTCCTTGATCCTTGGATTGTCGAGAAGATCCTTTGATGGGCCTTGCAGCACGATCTCCCCCGTCTCGATGACATAGCCTCGCTGGGCGACCTGGAGCGCCTGCGCCGCGTTCTGTTCCACCAGCAGCACAGTGGTACCCTGATCGTTGATTTCCTCGATGACGTTGAATATCTCTTCGACCAGCATCGGGGCCAGGCCCATGCTTGGCTCATCCAGCAGAAGCAGTTTTGGGCTGGCCATCAATGCCCTGCCAATGGCCAGCATCTGTTGCTCGCCACCGCTCAAGGTGCCCCCCACCTGTTTGCGGCGCTCCCCGAGCCGGGGAAAAACGCTGAAAACCCGGTCGATGTCCTGCTTGATTCCCTGCTTGTCGCTGCGGGTGAAGGCGCCCATTTCCAGGTTTTCCATGACCGTCAGACGGCCAAATATCTTGCGCCCCTCCGGTGCCTGACAGACGCCCTTCTTTACCACCTCGTGGGCTGGCACGCCGTCGATGCGATTGCCTTCAAGCCAGACCTCCCCCTGACGGGGTTGCAGGAGGCCACAAATGGTGTTCAGGGCCGTCGATTTCCCGGCGCCATTGCTGCCGATCAAGGTGACGATTTCGCCCGGTTCGACCTGGAGCGATACGCCCTTCAGTGCGTGGATATTGCCGTAGTAGGTGTGTACGTTGCGAAGTTCCAGGATGCTCATAGGGTCACTGTGAGAAAGAATGAAAGGTGGTAACCACTCAGGCATAAGGTGCAACGCACTTGCTCAAATGGCTCCAAAGGTGTCATTATTGGATCATACTTCAAATCGGCTTGGTTTTGTAGACAAAGTGCGTCGCACCTGAGTAGTTACGAAAGGTGTTAGATCGCCTCGTGCTGTACGCCCAGGTAGGCCTCGATCACCCGGGGATCGTTTTGGACTTCCGAGGGAGTGCCTTCGCTGATCTTTTTGCCGTAGTCCAACACTGTGACCTGATCTGAAATGCCCATGACGACCCGCATATGATGTTCGATAAGCAGAATGGTCAGACCCAAATCATCTCTCAAGCGCCGGATAAAGGCGGTGAGGTCTTCCGTCTCAAGAGGGTTCATCCCTGCCGTCGGTTCGTCCAATAGCAGAAGCTCGGGTTCTGTCGCCAGGGCCCTGGCTATTTCCAGCCGCCGCTGGTCGCCGTAGGGTAGATTGCGAGCCAGTACATCACCCTTGCCCTTCAGGCCAACAAACTGCAACAACTCGCGTCCCTTGGTGGTAGCTGCGGCTTCCTCTTTCTGCTCGCCCCTGGTGTGGAACACGGCGCCAATGAATCCACTTTTCAGCCGGGAGTGCTGGCCAACCAGGATGTTTTCCATGGCGGTCATGTTGTTGAAAAGCCGGATGTTCTGGAAGGTGCGGGCGATGCCCAGTTGAGTGATCTTGTCGGGTGACCGGCCATTCAAGACCTGGTCGTTGAATAACAGCGTTCCCTCGGTAACTGTGTAGAATCCGGTGATCAAGTTGAAGAATGTGGTTTTGCCGGCGCCGTTGGGGCCAATGACACTGGCGATCATCTGGGGCTCGACAACCAGGTCGACGTGGTCGACGGCTGTTAATCCGCCAAAACGTTTGGTGACCTGTTGTGCCTCTAACAGGGGCATTGTCCTTGCTCCTTAGGTCGAACTGCTGACCGGAGCTATATCGGGTCCGGTCTCGTCAGATTCGTGCAGCTCCATCTTGCGCCGCGGCGCTGGCCAGAGGCCCTCGGGCCGGACGATCATCATGATCACCAGCAAGGCACCATAGGCCAGAATTCGGTAGTCGTCAACCTCTCGCAATACCTCGGGCAGACCGACCAGCACGGCCGCGCCCAGAATTACGCCGGGGATGCTTCCGATGCCGCCGATGATAATCAGTACCAGTACGTTGATCGACACAAACAGGGTGAAGTCGGCCGGGAAGATCGCCTTCTGGAAGGAGGCGAAGATGCCGCCGCTGATGCCGGCGAAGGCAGCACCGGTGGCAAAGGCCAGGAGCTTGTAGCGCACCAGATTGACCCCCATTGCCTCAGCCACATCTTCATCTTCCCGCATGGCGACCCAGGCGCGCCCAATGCGGGCATAGACCAAACGGGCCGACACGAAGGCAACCAGCAGACAGCCGAGCACGACCAGGTAATAGTAATGCAGCGGCTTGTTGAAGACAAAGCCCGCGAGTTCGGGGGGAGCAGTGCCCAGAACCCCCTGTGGACCACCGGTGATCGACTTCGCCATGTCAGATAACAAGAGGATACGGATGATCTCGCCGAAGCCCAGGGTGACGATAGCCAGGTAGTCACCGCGCATTCGCAGTACAGGGAAGCCCAGTAAAATGCCGGTGATGGCTGCCGTAACCATGCAGATGGGAAGAGCGACCCAAAAACTCATCTCCAGACCCAGAGAGGATTCGGCTGATGTAAGCAAGGCCATGGTGTAGGCACCGATGGCAAAAAAGGCCACGTAGCCCAGGTCCAGCAGGCCGGCGAAACCGACCACGATGTTTAGCCCCAGGCCCAACATGGTATAGATTCCGACGAACAACAGCACGCGGGCCCAATAGTCACCCAGAATGGCCGGCCCCACTGTCATGACCAGTAGCCAGACTACCAGGACCACCCCGAAAAACACTTTGTGGCGCCACTGGGCCTGTTTGAAAGGGGTGCCGGATGGCAAGTGGCGCCCGGTGTACCAGCGGGTGAATAGGCCCAGCAAGGCGATCACTGCCAGGAATACCAGGAATTCCGTTTCGAGCAGGGACGCCAGGATCCACAGGCTGAACAGGGCCAGGATGATCAAGCGTGCCCGTCCCGGTGCGATCTGGAGGGCTGCTCCCATCAGCCCAAGCAGCGTACCGGCGACGAGCCATAACAGCATTGCTTGTGTCGTCGGTAGCCCGAATGTCAATACTTCATAGAGGTCTTGCGTGGCATTAACAAGCACCGTACGCAGGTTGGCATTGGCCAACAGGAAGACCAGTATTGCCTCGGACAGGCCGACGAAAAAACCGGCGATCGAACCCGCGAGCAGGACCGAGGTGGTCGATGTTCCCTTTTCCTCGCTTTGGGCTTGCTGAAAAACCGTTCTGCCGGCCATCAATCCTGGCAGGATGCCAAGGATGATCAGAATCACCGTGCCGAGCGTGCCAACCAGCAACAACTCCCTGTCGGCAAAGGATTCCACCATGCCGGTCAAGATGATGAAGATTGCCACCACGGCAAATGCGATACCTGTTCGAATACCTACGCGCAGTGCATGGTTAAAGTTCATAATGAGTCACCGACTATGCTTTCTTCTCGCTCAACACCTCGCCCATGATGCCGGTTGGTCGGAAGATCAATACCAGGACCAGCATGCCGAAGGCGATCACATCCTTGAGCTGTGTGCTGATGTCGAGAGCCGTGGGCAGGATCGCCTCGACCAAACCAAGGAAGAAGCCACCCAACATGGCCCCGGGCACGTTGCCGATACCTCCGAGCACCGCGGCGGTGAAGGCCTTCAGGCCGGGAATGAAGCCCATGGTGTGGATAACCTGTTTGAACCAGAGCCCCCACATGACACCCGCTGCCCCGGCCAACGCGCCACCGATGGCGAAGGTGATCATGATGACCCGATCTACGTCTACACCCATCAATGCCGCCGTGTCCTTGTCCTCGGCAACAGCCCGCATGGCACGGCCGATCTTGGTGCGCTGTACCAGGATCTGTAATGCCAGCATCATGGCGATGGCCACGACAATAATAAAAACACCCAGGTGCCGGATAATGACGCCTCCGATCTGCCAGCTGCCCTCCAGGATCGGCACCGATGGGTATACCTTGATACGGATGCCGAACAACAGGCGGGCTGCCTGTTGCAGGAAAAAGGAAGCGCCAATGGCGCTGATCAGGGGCACCAGGCGTGGCGCTCTTCGCAGGGGTCTATAGGCAATCCGTTCGAGGAATACAGCGGAGATCAAGGGTGTCAGCATGCCGATAAAAAAACAGACTGCCAGCGTCAGGATCGGATTGCTATCCAGATATCCGGCGTCGTCAAAGGCCTTGATGGCAAAGTAGCCTGCGTAGGCACCGATCATGAAGATCTCGCCATGGGCGAAGTTGATCATAAAGAGGATGCCATACACCAGCGTGTACCCCAGGGCGATCAGCGCATACATGGCGCCCTGAACTGATCCATTGACGAACTGGTACGCCCAGGTATCGATTCCGTAGACACCGCTCCTGACCGTCTGAACCGTGCGAAAGATAACCCAAATGAGAATAATGAGACCGAAGGCCCACAATGCCAGCGAAGTGATGTCGGGCATGGTGAATCTGGAACGACGGGTGGTCGATGCGGAATTTTGCATGGCGATACCCTTTCAGGATGTCCGGTCAATGTCGCGACTGCGCATGACAGGCATCAGGCTGCACGATGAAAGATGGGGCGCTGTGCCGGTATCAGGCAGTCAGCGCCCCAGGATAGGAAAGGAGATCAAGCAGAGAACCCGGTCCCGGTCCTGATGCCAGGCTGACAGAAGCAGCTTGGCATCAGGAAAGCCAGGAAGGGTGGCAGGGACCGGGTATCATGATGAGCAGGTTACTCGGCGTTCTTGAAGGCGTTGAAGTAAGCCTGGAAGTAGGTGAAATTGCCATCTCGCCCGACATGGAGGGGGTTGGCCATATCCCACTGAACTTCCCAGGAGGTGACAACATCTTGAGCGTCGAGGGCCGAGCCATCGTGGAAGGTAACGCCATCACGCAGGTGGAAGGTCCACTCGGTGAGGTCGTCATTGGCTTCCCATTTTTCGGCGAGGGCGGGCACGACATCGCTGCCACCGATTTCGTAGGCAAGCAGGGCTTCGTTGATCTGCTCGCAGGCACGCAGGCTCTCGCCATCGGTTTCGTCGGCGCAGTAGAGGCCGATGGGTTCGGCGTTCTGCATCCAGACGAAGGTGTCATTATCGCCACACTGGACGACGGCGAAGTACTCGTTGCCGAGGGGGCTGGCGTGGCCGCCATCGCAGTTGGCCTGATAGGCGACGCCGGAGCCACCGTGGGCGACGGGGATCATGGGCACGTGCTGTTTGAGGAGCTCGTTGGCCTGGTCGTAGATGGGCTGGCGCTCGGCAGGATCGGCCAGGGAGCCAGCGTGGTTGAGGGAATCCCAGATATCCTGGTGGCCGGCGCCGAACTGGTCGCTGGCGCCCTGACCGAAGTGGAAGTCAAGGAAGTTGGTGGCGTCAGGATAGTCAGCGCCCCAACCGAGGAGATGGAAGCCATCGAGTTCACCGGCGTCGGCAGCATCGAGGAAAGTGCCCGATTCCATGACGACGATCTCGGCGTCGACGCCGATGTCGGCGAGCTGGGCCTGGATGTCCTGGGCGACGATGCCAGGTTCAGGCAGGTAGGAGCGGACGACATCGCGGTAGGAGATGGTGGTCTTGAAGTCGGGAAGGACCCCTTCTTCGGTGAGGATCTTGACCGCTTCATCGGGGTTGAACTCGTACCATTGGGCGCCGTCGGAGTAGCCGAAGATGCTCTCGGGCATGAACTGAGTGGCGACCTGGGAGCCTGGGGGGTAGAAGTTGTCGACCAGGCGCTGGCGGTCGATGGCCATGGCGAAGGCCTGGCGGACCTTTTCGTTGTCGAAGGGTTCGAAGGCGTCGTTCATGCCGACGTAGAAGATGTTGGTGCCAGGTCGTTCGTAGAGTGTGAGGTCGCCATTGGCCTGGATGACGCCGAAGTCATCGGGACCAGGGTTGTCGATGCCATGGACCTGACCGGACTGGAGTTCGAGCAGACGCTGAGCGCTCTCAGAGCTCCAGCGGAAGACGAGGGTTTCGGTCCTGGCGACATCGCCCCAGTAGTCGTCGAAGCGTTTGAGGATCATCTGGTCGCCGCGGCGCCATTCATCCATGGCGTAGGGGCCGGTGCCGACGGGGTTTTCGACGAGATCACCACCGCCGCCGGTGGCTTCGAGGTATTCGGAAGGATGGATGCCGAGGGCGGCGAAAGCGGCCTTGGCCGGGAAGGCGGGATCGGGGCGGCAGAGGGAGAACTTGACGGTCAGATCGTCGACTGCATCGATGCTGGCGATGATGCCGCCATACTCGCAGTCGGCGTCTGCTACTGCTTCCTCTTCGGCTGCCACGGCTTCTGTGCCAAACCACTTATCGTAGATTTCCTCGTATTGCCCGGAGGCCTTGATGGCAGCAAGGCCCTCGTTGATGGCACCGCGAAGTTCGGGAAAATCTTTGCGGATGGCAACGCCGTAGAACTCATCAGTGAAGGGCTGGCCCACGAGGGTAGCGTTCAGTTCGGGATTGGCCTTGATGATGTCAGCGGAGGTGGGGCCGTCGTTGACGATTGCATCCACATCGCCGTTGCCCAGTGCCTGGAAGGCCAGGGTGATCTCATCGTAGCGAACCACCTCGGCGTCGGTGTTTTCGTCGGTCCAGATGTCACCGGTGGTACCCAGCTGAACGCCGACCTTGACACCTGCAACCAGATCATCGGGACCCTGGATTCCACTGCTGTTCAGGACAGCGATCATCTGACCGGCGTTGAAATAGGGGTCACTAAAATCGACAGCTTTTTGACGCTCTTCGGTGATGGTAGCCGCGGAGATCACGCCGTCGAACTCACCACTGGCCAGGGCCACGAAGATGCCATCCCAGCGAGTGTTGATGAATTCGAAGTCGAAACCGGCTTGTTCGGCAATGGCGTTCATGATTTCCACGTCGAAGCCGATGATGTTGCCACTTTCATCCACCGACTCAAAGGGTGGATACTCGGCATTGGTGCCGATCTTGACGGTGCCAAGCTCGGCGGCGGGTTCTTCGGCGGCAGGTTCTTCGGCGGCAGGTTCTTCGGCGGCAGGTTCTTCGGCGGCGGGTTCCTGGGCAGGGGCCGCTGGCTGAGCTGCCGGACAGGCCGTCAGGGCCAGGCTGGCAATCAACAGGATGGCCAAAAGGGATAACAGTTTTGCATGTCGCATAGGTCTTCTCCTTTGAAGGACTGATAGGGGGAACTTGGACATTCCGTACCAATACAGGTCGACTCGCCTGGCAGCAACTGGCGCCAGGAGGGAGCGACGCTGGATTCATGAGGTCTGGGTGGGGCAGGTCGGTGCCTGGGTAGCACCACGGAAGAAACCTTGCCAGGATCGTGGCGAAAGAGACATTGGTCACACAGACCGGTGGCAGGCATTATAGTGTTCGAGCAAAGCTTTGTCAAGGCGAATCGTTTCCAGAAAGCTGGATCGATCCCATGCCACACGCGACCAGCCCGGTCGCGTGTGGGACGGGCATGATGCCGTCGACAAACCGTCATCCCCGCGACCGCCCGAACGGCAGCAGTTGTTGCGAGTAGCAGGTGTTTTGGGCGGTCGGCGGGGATCCACTGGCTGAAAAAGGGGCGAGAGGTGGCCAGCCACCTCGATGATCGAGCGGAATTGCCCTAACGGGCATATTGTGTCAGGAATGGTGGCAACAGTTGCGGACAGCTGAGGGTACATACGAATCAACTGGTCGGGATGTGGTGAAGAGTGGGTATCCTCTGAACCTCTTTCCCAAAAAGCCGGAACCGCCGCGATCCTACGATGGGGCAGCCGCGGCGAACAGGCACTTCAAATAAGCCCCCTCGGGAAAGCCGATGGGATGGTCGAGGGGATGTCCGCTAAGAGTAATACCATGTAGTCGCCATTGCTCTTGCTCGACGGTCTCCTGTATGGTTGCGACAAAGGCTTCCTGGGTCACCCGGCTGGAGCATGACGCCTGGACCAGGGTGCCGCCCGGTTCGAGGACGCCCAGGGCCAACCGGGTCAGACGGCTGTAGGCGCGAAGGGCACCGTCGACCTGATCCCTTCGCTGGGCGAAGGCTGGCGGATCCAGGATGACCAGGTCGAAGCGCCGGCCGCTCGCCGCCAGCGAGGCTAGAACCTGAAAGGCGTCGCCCGCGATGATCGCGTGGCGGGCCTGGCGCACGGCCGGGACCTGGCTGTTCAGGGCGAAGTTGCGTTCCGCCCCATCCAGGGCAAGCTGGTTCAGGTCGATGCTGGTGACCGATCGGGCGCCACCCCGGGCGGCGTAGAGTGAGAACCCGCCGGTGTAGGCGAAGACATTGAGCACCTCTTTGCCCGCTGACAGGTCCTGGACCCTGCGCCGGTTGTCTCGCTGGTCGAGGAAAAAGCCGGTCTTCTGACCATGTTGCAGATCGGCTTCGAAACGAAGGCCATTCTCCTGGAACAGCGCGGGCCCGGTAATCGGCGGCCCTTTGAGAACCTGACCATCTTCCAGATCGAGCAGGGAATCTGTCTGGTGCTGCAGGGCCCTGTTCAGGCGCAGAACCTGACGGCGGTTGGGAATGCAGAGATCGAGGGTTGATTGGATCTGTGGCAAATGAGGCGCCCACGCAGGCGTGTATAGTTTGATCACCAGGCTGTCTTCGTAGCGGTCGACGATCAGGCCTGGCAGCCCGTCGTTCTCGCCGTGTACCGCACGGTACCCTGTTGTGCTGGTCTCGCTCAGAGCAGCCCTGCGACCAACTGCTGTGGCTACTTGCCTGCGCAACCAGGTCTGGTCGATAGGAGTCGATGTGCCGTGGTGCAGAATGCGCACCCGGATAGGGGAGGTGGGATCGTACAATCCGATGGCCAGGAAACGGTCCTTGCGATCAAAGATCACCGCCAGGTCACCGGGCAGTCCTTGATGGCTCTGGCGCCGGATGGCGCGATCGAACACCCAGGGGTGGCCGCGACGGATTGCCCGTTCCGCTTCGGGAGAAATGCGCAGGGCGATGCGGCGTGATCCAGGTGCCTGGAAGGCCATTGCGCGATCAGATTCGTTCACGGCAACAGGCTGCCGGGGGATGACCGGTTTTCCGGAAACATGCAAGCACCCCTATTCCCGACCAAGGGTTTTCAGCAGGCGATCGGGATTATCGGTGATGATGCCGTCGACCCCCAGGTCAATCAAACGCTGCATATCGGCCAGATCGTTGACGGTCCAAACATGGACGTCCATATCTCTGGAGTGAGAATCCTTCACAAAACGGGGCGTGAGGATGTGGATTCCGCTGCGCCTTTCCGGCACCTGCACTGCCTGGGCCGGAGGGGAATAGGTATCGGCGAGCCCCACCGTGTGTCGCACAAAGAAGTTGATGATCTCGTCCTGACTGGCCGAGGTTGATACCTCGGGGCAGGCGGTCCGGAACTGGTCGAGAGCTTCCTGATGGAAGGATGCCGCCAGCACTTTGTCTGTCATGTCGTGCTTTTTGATGGCATCACAGAAGAGCTCTTCCACCGGCTGGTTTTCGACCAGCTTGATCTCGATATTCATGGGCATATCGGGAAACGCCAGGAAGACTTCTTCCAGGGTGGCAGGTGTGATACCCTGGCCTCGATAGGGATAGGTCTGGCCCTCGTCCTGGCTCCAGTCGTAGCCGGCGTCCAGGCTCTTGAAGGAATCCAGCGTCATTTCCTCGATGATCCCACTGCCGTTGGTCGTTCGATCGACCGTTTCGTCGTGCATCAATACCAGATGGCCGTCGCCGGTGACGTGCAGATCCATCTCCAGCATGTCGACGCCCATGGATGCTGCCCGTTCAAATGCGAGCATGGTGTTGCCGGGCCAGACGCCGTCGCCGCCCTGATGGGCAATGACCAAGGGACGAGGTTCGCCGGGCAGGCAGGCGAGACAGGACTCTGCCTTGCGCGCTGTCAGGAACATCACCAGCAATGCAAGGGTGAGCAAGAGAAAAAGAAGAAGAAGCAGTCGTGCAATCCATGTGCGCATAGTGGGTCTCCGTTTGTTGCTGCCGCTTCAGGACAGCCGTTCTTCGATTGTCAACCCGCGGCGGCGGGCTTCTTTCACGAAAATGTCGCCAGGCAGGGCCAGTTCCAGGGGAATGGCGCCCACCGGGATCTCACCCCGCGCCAACATGATGGCCACAATGGAAGCGTGCCAGCCGGTGGTTCGCTCCATCGCAGTGAAACCAGTCGCCTCGTCGAAGCGATCAATCAGTTGCACCGTCGCTTCAGCGCTTTTACCATCATGAGTTCCCCTTGCACTCGCCAGGATGATACACACATCCCGCGGGTCATCAGACCGCACCTGAGGTTCGTACAAGGCCTTGAATACCGCCCGAGGGCTGATCTGCATGCCCTCGACGGTGATGGGCTCAGGGCTGAAGAGACCCAAATCTGAGAAGGCTTTCAACTGGGTGAAAGTGCCGGGGTAACGCAGTATCTTGAGCTGAAAAGTCTCCAGTTGGCCGAGGAAACTCCAGGGAGCGGTTGAAACCCCGCCCGCCACGACGAAAGCTTCCAGGGTCCCGATTCCGGGAACCGTAATCATCTCCAGCTCGCTGAAGCAGGGCAGATGAGTCAACTTGCCATCTCGCAGCACGGTAATGCCGCCATAGTACTCGTTGGCCAGCCCCTCGATGTTGAAAGTGGATTCGTACCGCCAGGGTTGTCGAGGGTTCTCAGGTAAACCACCGTCGAAAATCGAGACATGGGTTGCGTCGTCGAGAAGACTCATGGCATGGACGGCAAGGGTGTTTCCCATGCCCGGTCCCATGCCACAATCGGGTACGATGCGCACACCTGCCTGTTTGGCGTCTTTATGCAGAGCGTGTTGCTGGCGAACCAGCTCAGTATTGCCGCCCAGATCGCAGAACGATGCGCCCGCCCGGATGGCCGCCCGGCTCAGGCCCAGGTTGTAGCGATAGGGGACCGCGCTCAGAACGACGTCATAGCCTTGCATGACATCGAACGCTGCCTGTTCGTTGGCGGCATCGAAGATGATGGTATCGATGACTGCGTGCTGATCGGGACTCGCCAGGCTGGCGAGGCGCCCGGCGGCGTTTTGCGCCTGAACGGCGTTATGATCGGCCAGCGTGACGCGGCGGGCGTCACCGAAACGAAGCAGGTCGTAGGCAGCCGCTGTTCCCTGCCGGCCGGCGCCCAACACCAGATAGGAAAAAGACAAGGTTGGCTCCTTGTTAGTAGATACTCAGGTAGCGGTCCAATTCCCAACGGCTGACAGAGATGCGATAGTCGTCCCATTCCAGGCTCTTGGCTTCCGCGTAGCGTTCAAAGATGTGAT comes from the Chloroflexota bacterium genome and includes:
- a CDS encoding DegV family protein encodes the protein MQIVTDSGTDVQLPEDELAELNIHVVPLTVTLDGKSYREGIDIHPRDFYDLLEASGNLPTTSQPSAGEFAEIYRRLAVDDPDILSIHLTSGLSGTFNSAQTGAAMVPEANIMLVDTKTLSGAAGWQVQAAARAARAGWPLDRILALISGIGDASDSIYTLSELKYLIHGGRISHMRGLIASVLNIKPLIGVEKVNGTYVQLGQSRTFNRAMDGLVGLIEQTHKPGSAMRVQVLHSWNPEGAAKLREKVDQRFDCTWLPVGPMSLVLGAHTGDSMVGVAYAPESAFADVPE
- a CDS encoding methylated-DNA--[protein]-cysteine S-methyltransferase, coding for MFSGRFESPIGLVQVEADMEALISVSFVEASQRADRRNLLIDGAIDQLAQYFQGSRREFDLPLQFQGTEFQQAVWQQLMGIPYGRMVSYQDIANALDNPGAVRAVGAANGQNPISIIVPCHRVVGSDGSLTGYGSGLWRKEWLLRHEGSLLL
- a CDS encoding ABC transporter ATP-binding protein, producing MSILELRNVHTYYGNIHALKGVSLQVEPGEIVTLIGSNGAGKSTALNTICGLLQPRQGEVWLEGNRIDGVPAHEVVKKGVCQAPEGRKIFGRLTVMENLEMGAFTRSDKQGIKQDIDRVFSVFPRLGERRKQVGGTLSGGEQQMLAIGRALMASPKLLLLDEPSMGLAPMLVEEIFNVIEEINDQGTTVLLVEQNAAQALQVAQRGYVIETGEIVLQGPSKDLLDNPRIKEAYLGA
- a CDS encoding ABC transporter ATP-binding protein, coding for MPLLEAQQVTKRFGGLTAVDHVDLVVEPQMIASVIGPNGAGKTTFFNLITGFYTVTEGTLLFNDQVLNGRSPDKITQLGIARTFQNIRLFNNMTAMENILVGQHSRLKSGFIGAVFHTRGEQKEEAAATTKGRELLQFVGLKGKGDVLARNLPYGDQRRLEIARALATEPELLLLDEPTAGMNPLETEDLTAFIRRLRDDLGLTILLIEHHMRVVMGISDQVTVLDYGKKISEGTPSEVQNDPRVIEAYLGVQHEAI
- a CDS encoding branched-chain amino acid ABC transporter permease; translation: MQNSASTTRRSRFTMPDITSLALWAFGLIILIWVIFRTVQTVRSGVYGIDTWAYQFVNGSVQGAMYALIALGYTLVYGILFMINFAHGEIFMIGAYAGYFAIKAFDDAGYLDSNPILTLAVCFFIGMLTPLISAVFLERIAYRPLRRAPRLVPLISAIGASFFLQQAARLLFGIRIKVYPSVPILEGSWQIGGVIIRHLGVFIIVVAIAMMLALQILVQRTKIGRAMRAVAEDKDTAALMGVDVDRVIMITFAIGGALAGAAGVMWGLWFKQVIHTMGFIPGLKAFTAAVLGGIGNVPGAMLGGFFLGLVEAILPTALDISTQLKDVIAFGMLVLVLIFRPTGIMGEVLSEKKA
- a CDS encoding ABC transporter substrate-binding protein produces the protein MRHAKLLSLLAILLIASLALTACPAAQPAAPAQEPAAEEPAAEEPAAEEPAAEEPAAELGTVKIGTNAEYPPFESVDESGNIIGFDVEIMNAIAEQAGFDFEFINTRWDGIFVALASGEFDGVISAATITEERQKAVDFSDPYFNAGQMIAVLNSSGIQGPDDLVAGVKVGVQLGTTGDIWTDENTDAEVVRYDEITLAFQALGNGDVDAIVNDGPTSADIIKANPELNATLVGQPFTDEFYGVAIRKDFPELRGAINEGLAAIKASGQYEEIYDKWFGTEAVAAEEEAVADADCEYGGIIASIDAVDDLTVKFSLCRPDPAFPAKAAFAALGIHPSEYLEATGGGGDLVENPVGTGPYAMDEWRRGDQMILKRFDDYWGDVARTETLVFRWSSESAQRLLELQSGQVHGIDNPGPDDFGVIQANGDLTLYERPGTNIFYVGMNDAFEPFDNEKVRQAFAMAIDRQRLVDNFYPPGSQVATQFMPESIFGYSDGAQWYEFNPDEAVKILTEEGVLPDFKTTISYRDVVRSYLPEPGIVAQDIQAQLADIGVDAEIVVMESGTFLDAADAGELDGFHLLGWGADYPDATNFLDFHFGQGASDQFGAGHQDIWDSLNHAGSLADPAERQPIYDQANELLKQHVPMIPVAHGGSGVAYQANCDGGHASPLGNEYFAVVQCGDNDTFVWMQNAEPIGLYCADETDGESLRACEQINEALLAYEIGGSDVVPALAEKWEANDDLTEWTFHLRDGVTFHDGSALDAQDVVTSWEVQWDMANPLHVGRDGNFTYFQAYFNAFKNAE
- a CDS encoding class I SAM-dependent rRNA methyltransferase — protein: MNESDRAMAFQAPGSRRIALRISPEAERAIRRGHPWVFDRAIRRQSHQGLPGDLAVIFDRKDRFLAIGLYDPTSPIRVRILHHGTSTPIDQTWLRRQVATAVGRRAALSETSTTGYRAVHGENDGLPGLIVDRYEDSLVIKLYTPAWAPHLPQIQSTLDLCIPNRRQVLRLNRALQHQTDSLLDLEDGQVLKGPPITGPALFQENGLRFEADLQHGQKTGFFLDQRDNRRRVQDLSAGKEVLNVFAYTGGFSLYAARGGARSVTSIDLNQLALDGAERNFALNSQVPAVRQARHAIIAGDAFQVLASLAASGRRFDLVILDPPAFAQRRDQVDGALRAYSRLTRLALGVLEPGGTLVQASCSSRVTQEAFVATIQETVEQEQWRLHGITLSGHPLDHPIGFPEGAYLKCLFAAAAPS
- a CDS encoding glycerophosphodiester phosphodiesterase gives rise to the protein MRTWIARLLLLLFLLLTLALLVMFLTARKAESCLACLPGEPRPLVIAHQGGDGVWPGNTMLAFERAASMGVDMLEMDLHVTGDGHLVLMHDETVDRTTNGSGIIEEMTLDSFKSLDAGYDWSQDEGQTYPYRGQGITPATLEEVFLAFPDMPMNIEIKLVENQPVEELFCDAIKKHDMTDKVLAASFHQEALDQFRTACPEVSTSASQDEIINFFVRHTVGLADTYSPPAQAVQVPERRSGIHILTPRFVKDSHSRDMDVHVWTVNDLADMQRLIDLGVDGIITDNPDRLLKTLGRE